agtatgcaaataaaaataaatcaaagtgtcgtgctgaaaacatttaagactgacaaaaaatatcgaaaaaaaattgcaactgatattgaaataatcattgaattaatTAGATATATCGATAAcctcaatgtttacaatttctctaaagtgttgatccttaaataatatcgttgaacaagtctattttttttaaataccttaaattggggtgatataattgatataatttaaatttaatttttgcaattccgtcgtgaaactacttacttttcctgtcattcttgaacgacgaaatagcttacttttctgtaccaaaaataacagaatcgaatagcaacacttttcaaaataaatgctgaaaagttctacttttcagcactgaaatgggtgctgaaaagttgaacttttcagcacttgtttcgaaaagtaacacttttcaacatttatttgattaaaacgatttattgacaaaatacatgaaaatttgacttaaaatttcactcaatgggtgtttttcggaattgcaaaaaatgttgtatggaacttgttgcaaaacttgattttttcagcactcttcgtatttatccaacgcggtaaacctcgttggataaatgaacgactcgtgctgaaaaaaacctctttttgcaacttgttgcataaactactatttcaaatattagaattttttatgatttatataTCTTAAAGTGTGTACTGGACTGGATCGCACAATGTCCATTTAGGTcttctcaaataaattcaaaagagctttaaaaaaaagttactttgaaaattgttttctgtgtttcttcaaaaattcagcctaaaagtatgcaaattgattttatgTGTCAAATCGATCATGAAGGCTagctttcttttaaaatttaattaaataaaaagtccAATTAAAATTTAGAGTAGCTAGcttattaacttaaaaaatgaatgtaaatttaaagtagttGAACAaaagtagggtgcccagaatatgggacttttttcaaaCCTCGCTCCACATCCGGGCCGTCCGGGAGTCATATGGATGACGCTGCAGGAATAATTTGTCTCTGTACATTTACTGTGTGTTTCACTCAGTACTTGTACAGAGCCAAATTAGAAGGCtaaaagacttgatcacacacacatacttcctcaaatggcccttcgctgacttagttttccgtcctttatatcttcttctatgactcttagtcgacctatccacctataatttcattatctttcttctaaaatttgcgtcagatttcaccgataaaaccgattagattaaattaacatCAGTTCTCGGTGACCAAAACAATATGGGAATATATAATTAGTATTTATCATTTTGCAAAACACTCTGAACagaaatgtcaccccggtttacagtattCGCGCAAGTGTCCTCTGAAATGTGAGTTATGtgatcaattcaatttttttaaatattttaaataaatattaggtgtcggagtcggagtcagagccggagtcaacaatttgtggaaagctggagtcggagtcggagtcggagtcagctaaagttggtaggccggagtcggagtcggagccggagtcaacaatatgtggaaagccggagccggagtcggagtcggagtcggcttaactcagaaagccggagtcggagtcggagtcggagtcgcttgagtataacccgactccgcagccctgtcaAAAGGCATACCCGAGGGGCGCGACAATAgtaagaaattaaattatttaattaattaacggCAGGAATTAAATACATTAACGATTGTTTACGGTCAAAACAACGCCACCTCTCCTTACATTACAttgatttgacagtttgacactgcgcgtgtttgttgttgtggttGGCGCAAAAATTTGCGTCCTCGAAAAGCAGGTCGAGCAGATAAGTGCCAGCGCGGCACGGGCAAACCGGAAAAGTTGCGCAGCGCCATCCAGGGCAGTGACCAGGACGTACTAGGGACGATATCGAAGCTGGCCCAGCCGGAAGCGGCGCATTGAGACACACCTGGATGCTGCGTTTGCTGAAACGTATCCTCGACTCCAATTCTTCCCACGGGCCACATATTTCGGCAAAAATTGTCCTATTTATTTGGTCGGGTTTCTTCGTCACCACTGCCGCAAAACAGCTGGGCATGTTCAACGAGACCCATCAGAAGTGGTTTCCCCCGATGTTGTCCCTACCGTTGCCACCCTCATCACCGCTCAGTCTTTGACCTCCGTTAGTCCCGTGACGACCTCCATCACCGGTACTACCATGAGCCCGGTGGAAATTCAATCGCCGGTTGACGGTGATGAGGACTCTTCCCGGGAACGGAATGTTGTGTATTTGTTCACGTGTTCGTCAAAGTCCTTAGCGATCGGCAACTTGGCATCTTTATTCCAGACACTTCAAGAAATTACCAACTCAACACGGTTCCACCGACGACCGTCGTCGGTTCCACAATTGATGCGATTCTTGTTGAAATGAATGAAACAACAGAGTTGAGTTATTTTATTTGTCTATATTcaataaaatctacaaaaaagtcACCACCTAACGTAACTGAAGGCCATTTCAAGTAACCAACCCTGATGGTCTCATAATTATAATGGTCCACTCCCTCCTGGTTGCTCTTCCTTGACCCTTGATCCTGAACCAGCGAGCGTTAAAGTGGCCAGCTAGTCGAACCATTTGCCACATCATTAATCACAGCATCCGAGCGTGAGTGGACAACAGAATTTTATTTCATCAGGTGTCGACTTGTTGAAGGCATCGCTGTCACAAGCCACCACCAGCTGCAAAGAAATCTTGCTAGTGTCCGACGCAAGGCGCGTCCCAGGATCTCGTCTTCGATGAAACCGCACTTTCCAAGCTTTTTGATTTGCTACTGGCCAATGTAATCAAAATCCGCCGGCTGCAACTTCTCCGCCTATGGCACTTTTGCATCGTCCTGCTCCAGAATTTCCTCCGCTTCTTTTTTTTATCCACCGCGACCAAGcgcgaaaccaaaacaaacttgaCAGCCGAGCGCGCGAAAGAGACACGAAGCAAAccaatgttttcaaagcagGTGTGGCGCTGTCAAATGTCAAATGACACGAGGAATTTAATTCCTTAATGTattaaatagcaaaaattaaTATATTAAGGCCTTTGTCACGCCCCTCGGGCATACCTGTTTTTCACAGGAGAGGCTCAAAAATGGTACTTTACGTATTGGGAAAAGTTTCAAACCTGGGATCATCTTGTTTATTACCTTAAACTTCAATACGAACATCCTAACAAAGACAATGATATCGAACATCAAATTCGTGAACGCAAACAACGTGGGAATGAAAAGTTTAGTTACTATCAGGCAGATATGGAAAGGCTTTTCCAAAATCTTTCGTATAAGATTGATGAAACACAAAAGTTGAAAATCTTTCATAACaaccaagcttcccatgcgccagtgccaacgcacaccgcgggtttggttttctagcttcggtacgtgcctgaacccatttgtgtattggtatcttggtacatcgtaccagcgcaccacgacactctcggctcgccccatcggttttgtgtctggcactcacccatggcatgaacccagcgtgccgtggtacgtgtcgtggtattgaacccgttttgtaccgccagcgcgtaccacggcacgtacctcggctcgtaacgagtgaagcaccttggctcatataccgggttcatgccatgggtgagtgccagacacaaaaccgacgcggcgaaccgagagtgtcgtggtgcgctggtacgatgaaccaaaataccctcggttcgtgtgagtcgggtacgggtgtaaaccgaacaaagcaggcgcaaagcaaacccgaggtacaagcgaaccgcgtgtaccgcacggtgcagggaagcttggaaatttttgtgttgttaataacaacacaaaaatttcttacaaaaaagaCTTCAATTGACTCCGATTAGTTCACTAGATCAGCTATCACAGTACTGCTACAACTTCGATAGTCTCGAACCTGGGTTATTCCCTCAGCTCGGTTCGGGTAATCAAAGAGTTTCTACAGTTAATCAAATTGATCAAACGAATTTAGACGAAGAATACGAAGAGGTCTCAGATGACGAGGTGAATGCACTTTACAAatcgaacaacaacaacaaattcaaaaaccgAAACCAACATCAGAAATCAAGGGAAGATAGGCCCTTAGAGTTCAAATTTAGCACAGAAAACACTTGATTTGAGTATTTGCTGGAATTGTAAGCAAAGAGGACATTGGTATaggggagaaaatcgtgacgtcataaatgaactcaaatcactcaaagttcattttgtgagtgactttaacattttgccctagtttgacagctaccttgtTCCccggttttctgtgggagagaaaaggaggcgaatactttataaaaatcatacctgtcaaaattcctaacctcaaaattttgtcgagagttgcttttctcctctattcaaATTGCCTCGAACCAAGAAATGTATTTTGTTTCGCATGTGGTGAGCCATCGTTCACAATCAAGTCCAAATAAGCACAATTATCGATCTTCTAGTCCAAAAAACTAAGCTCCGGGGCGACCCAAGAAGAATCCCTGCCGCCGTCCCAAGAATTCAACTATTTTAATCGCGTCTTTCAAATTAACACAAGTCCTTCTCGTTGCCCCCATACAACGGTCGAGATTCCTTCAAGAAAAAATTGTTGGTCTTTTAGATTCAGGTGCAAACATTAGTGTTACAAATGCAATTGATCTTTTAGAGcgattgaatttgaaaattatcaaaaacccGATTCGAGTTCAAGCAGCAAATGGTTCGCAACTTTCATGTTTAGGTTTCGCTTACATCTCATTCACATTCAACAACAGAACTACAGTTTTACCAACTAACATGGTTTCTGTAAATATTAAATCAGCCCATATAACAGCCAAGCCACATCGCTGTCGCATGAATGCTGAAAGTAGGCATCCCCGAAGCTCAACACATGTGTGCTTCATTTGTATGCTGAAAACGACGCTTGCCTACATGAACTTTACCAAcatttttcgattctgttagaAGACTTATCAGCCATTATTCAACATGTTTTTTGCACAGTTTTAGATAAGGATTTTGggattttgtagttttttatgCATTAAGTTGTTAGTGTAGAGGATGATTTATGGGTTCTTAAAGAAAACTAATAATATTTACTTTAGTAATATTTACTGACGGTTGATAAGCATTTTTCATACGAATCTCTTCATGTGAACGTTTGTGTGCATagcattcatttatttattcattcatTTCTTATGAGCCATTCTCTAGGATCTCGGaactcttttatttatttatgtttcattttgtttgttgatttaataacaaacttttatttttatttctccgTGACCtgatcaataaataaataatcgtagcgaataaatcaacaaattacaacataaaaattaaatcttttaggACATGTTATTTGTTGCAAATACATACAAAAAGATTCATCCTGAACAATAAATATGTTATTATCAGTCTTTTTCTCGACatacaattttcgaaatacgctttaattaaatgaaaaattgcatttttctagAGAATCGTTTCTATGATATCCCAAAAAGCGACGAAAACGGATGCATATGCCCCGAGACAGACGGACGTTCCGCCCGAAGAGCAATGAAAGAAAGGAAGGAAAACATTGAACCATCTAAATACATGCAGAGAAGAGTCTATCCACAAACACCGACGCACTAGGTCCTCTTCGTTTTCCAGCATGCTTACATGTacactagggtgtaataacaaaatcgattttccagcacagcaattttgaagctccttttggggtcctaaacaactccccaaggTTTGCGAACGATTTTTTCAGtcttcactttgcgcaaagcgatttaatttgtatgggaaaaagaTGCCCTAAAcccccctaaaaaaaatacggcgtcctcaaaactcgtcaaaacgtgattttcgagcaaaaaacacgtttttgacGAGTTTTGAatacgctgtatctttttataggagcaagttagcatcatactctcttcgggaaagttgtatagcacattccagagcaaccgaatatgaatccggttttaatatagcgtgtaacgtggatttttgaaatatcaaaatccaaaaaaatgggtttccccaaaaaaaacttatatggaaaattgaatcgctttgcccaaagtggggacttaaccaatcgttcccaaactttagggagttgtttaggaccccaagaGGAACttaaaagttgctgtgctcactaaatttggacaactttatttttttcatataaccatattacaccctaatgtacatACGTTTTGTGGTGATCTTCGTGTACGGTGTTTCCGAACCGGCCCCCGCACTTTTGTGCCGTACATGTCGGTGCACACATTTTCCTAATATACCACACTCTGTGAAAGAGTCGTGCTCGAGAAATTTACACACATTTATGATCGGATGGCGAACGACGTCACTTTAGTTAGTAGTTTTCAGTACGATCTCGAAAGTGTGCGTGCGTGATGCGCTCTCTTCTTAAGTGggattcaagtttttttttctaatgtgagATAAGATATTTTGTGTAATTTAAACAATGAACCAAATATACCAATAGTACCTCGCTTTACTGTGCTTCGTTAACTTTTATTTGATGGAAAAGTGTTGTGCAAGCCTAGAAAGTTATTACATTGTGAATACACACTCAACAAAAATTGTATTGCTAGCTGATCTTGGTTCACTTCCGGTCAACGGAAACAATGGATCAAGGTATGTTTACCTATAAATTGTGAAAAAGGGAATGGTTTAGAATAGGTCATCGTACCATACGGAAATGTGTTTTGTCGTGGTTTGTGATCAATGAAAAATAAGTAATCTCGACTGACTAGCGCTTGAATAATTGATTTTGGTATGCAGTTGTAGACAGATTGAGTTGGCGTTTGGAGATATTACGTGACgcgtcatttgattttttttattgtttgtataGCCCTTTTCTTGTAACATTTGTCATTTTGTTACTATCTACGCGTAATATACGTAACGTTAAACCATCCATATGCCCCTTGTACAAAAGAGTATTTTTTCCCATGACCTATGACTATGCAATCGAAACCAGAAggaaaaagatcaccagttgttttggtccgagccgggatttgaaccccgatcccCACTtacaaggcggaagcgttagCACTAGGCTACCTaactaccccccccccctcaatcTACCAACAATAAAATGATCCATTCTAAGACATATTCGGAGATGTgacgttgttgctgttgctgattATGTCTCAAGTCCTCTCTTAATTAATGGGCATTTCTTATCGCTTATGATTCAACTGAGCGCTGTGGGCAACTTACATGGCGATGAAATTTTCCCTGAGTGACAACCttgattttgaatattgaaataatttgaGCCAAACgacattttttgtgttttttgactGTAATTTTATTGTAAGgagatcatccataaaccacgtgaacactttaggggggggggggagggttggCGATTGTtaacgatccatacaaaaaagttttttttgtatggagaattgtccacgagggggggggggggttacagattcccaacaaagtgtccacgtggtttatggatgcacttattgttggcatatcagcacattGACATTAATAGTAAAGCTAAATAGTTAAATAGTGGGTGACAAGCAAGCTTCTATCTAAAGTTTCGCATAATTATTAAATTTCCCCTACTTGGTTTATTTAACGTCAAAAAAAGGTCATCAGATGTTGGGCTTCCGGATCATGGAATACGTTCAAAGACTGCTGGCAAAACAAGATATATCAgtgataaaattattattaaacaaAGCTCTTCTCTCATTTTTGATTGCATAAAACAAACGATCAAGAATAAAGAATATCTTGTTTTTCAGATAATCCAAATTACTTTGATGATCATGTGGCTAGTAGTGGGGCCAAGCCAAACAGTAAGAGTTTCTTTCTGTTTAAGAAAAGAAGCTCGGCTAGTAGAGCAACGCcgatcaaatcatcaaatccgATCATAGCCCCTGCAATGATCAACAAACGCAGCGGCAGCTTTAAAGGACTCTTGCGTTCGAGAAGTAATTCAAACAGCAGCACGACACCCAAAGCTGCTCATTACAGTCGAGACTACAATGCGCTGGATGCTGGTAGTTTCAGTGGAAACGATGATGTGTTTTACTCGAATACAATGTGAGTGACTAACCTCGATTCTAAATATATCAATTGTTTATCGTAAACTTTCTCATTTTAGTACACCAAAGTGCAATGATGCACAGAACGATAAAGGCAACAGAGAACACAGATGTGGCAGCGAAATCGAGCTGAGAAGGCATTCCATTGGAACTTTCATGATGAAAGAAAATTTTAGGTTCGGATCAATATCTGATGAGGTAAGAAAATGTTTTGTATATACTTCGGACATAAAAAAATGCCACTGTatatcaaaacatttcaaaatctgttaagacttaaaaatttcccaaaaaaatcggtaattgctattaattttctACGGCTTTCTGGAACAAAGTACTAAAGTTTATTagttttctgatagtttacatgatttcgaaccaagggaaatttttaatttccattaggccagcggttctcaaccttttcttgGCTATGTACCCTTTTTCTTTTTGCTTAAGCTGTTGGTACCCCTtagtttttaaacatgaaagTTTTCGCTTATAGGAGTTTCTATAAAAttccaaatatcgttttttttttgtataagaaacttaaattttggagaaaaaaaaatgtttgaatgttcTATAACTGTAACTCGGGGGACATTGATcgaatttaaac
This is a stretch of genomic DNA from Culex pipiens pallens isolate TS chromosome 1, TS_CPP_V2, whole genome shotgun sequence. It encodes these proteins:
- the LOC120431549 gene encoding uncharacterized protein LOC120431549 is translated as MDQDNPNYFDDHVASSGAKPNSKSFFLFKKRSSASRATPIKSSNPIIAPAMINKRSGSFKGLLRSRSNSNSSTTPKAAHYSRDYNALDAGSFSGNDDVFYSNTITPKCNDAQNDKGNREHRCGSEIELRRHSIGTFMMKENFRFGSISDECRKRNYWHYAPRGMAFL